A window of Ranitomeya variabilis isolate aRanVar5 chromosome 2, aRanVar5.hap1, whole genome shotgun sequence contains these coding sequences:
- the LOC143803879 gene encoding uncharacterized protein LOC143803879, protein MADRRHADTGVTRRLWDEVCRNLFPRRESLHPQQQSKLVGKVRKRWRSLRDRFKREFNDEMKAPSGSAGRKRSKYKYGQALSFLRRTMLSRVTFSSHRAPASSSAPSGAIPPESATEGHVGRPHTSVPSSDPSVPSSDPSVPSTSSAPSSGALLQASLLASDAEQLAFPLPHPSDPATSTPPLGSWRQRQRGQERSYAPEFLHLNASFQGSFKILGEQVTAGFNMVQSRIRVK, encoded by the exons atggctgaccgcaggcatgctgataccggtgtcacccgtcggctctgggacgaagtgtgtcgcaacctgtttccaaggcgggagagccttcatcctcagcagcagagcaaactag ttggaaaggttaggaagcggtggcggtcactgagggatcgctttaagagggaattcaacgatgagatgaaggccccgagtggctctgcaggaaggaagaggagcaaatacaaatatggccaggccctctccttcctgaggcgaaccatgctgagcagagt caccttctccagccaccgggcgcctgcatcttcctctgcgccctctggagcgatccctcctgagtccgccactgagggccacgtcggtaggccccacacctctgtcccctcctctgacccctctgtcccctcctctgacccctctgtcccctccacttcatccgccccaagcagtggagcattattgcaggcttcattgctcgcatctgatgctgaacagttagcgttccctttaccccacccctctgatcctgccacctcgacaccaccattaggttcgtggcggcagcgacagaggggtcaggaaaggagctatgctcctgagttcttacacctgaatgcatccttccaaggctctttcaaaattttgggagagcaagtgactgctggtttcaacatggtgcagtcacgcatca gggttaaataa